The segment GATCTGCCACGGACCATCCATTTCGTTGCCCAGGCACCACATCTTCACGCCGTACGGCTCGGGGTGACCGTTGGCTGCCCGCTGCTCCGAGACCGTGGTTCCGGTTCGGACGTTGGCGTATTCGAGGAGCTCGATCGCGTTTTCCAGACCACGCGTGCCCAGGTTGACCGCAAGCATCACCTCACTGTTGACCGCTTCGGTCCATTTCGCGAACTCGTCGAGACCGAACTGGTTGCTCTCGATCGAGTGCCACGCGAGATCGAGCCGACGGGGTCGCTGGTCCTTCGGGCCGACGCCGTCCTCCCACCGGTAGCCGGACACAAAATTCCCGCCCGGGTAACGGATCGTGGTGATGCCGAGCTCCTTGACCAGATGGATCACGTCGCTGCGGAACCCGTTCTCGTCAGCGAGTGGGTGTCCCGGCTCATACAGCCCGTCGTACACGCAACGCCCGAGGTGTTCGACGAAGGAGCCGAATAAGCGCGGATTGACGGGGCCGACGGTGAAGTCGTGGTCGATGACGATACGGGAGTTGGCCATGCCGTGCATTCCTTTGCATCAGACGAAGAGTCCTATCACCCGGCCTCAGCGTGGGGCAGGGTGCGAGTGACTGAGCGGTATTGATCCTCGGCCCAACTATACTATAGTCTGCGGTTAGTGGCAAAGCTATCCGCTCGAAGTGGATGCCACCTCGACGCACCAATTTACGAAGGAGTAAGAATGCGCGCACGACCCGAACAGCGATTCAGAACACTCGCCAGACTGTCACTGCTGGCCGCCGGCGCGTTGGTGGTGGCGGGGTGCTCGCCGGCCGCTGACGACACCGGGGACACGACGGGCAGTGAGCCAGTGACGATCACCTTCGCTGCCTCGACATTCGGTGATCCGGGCCGCGGCGAGGGGCTGCAGGCGCTTCTCGATGAGTACAACTCCAGTCAGGATGCCGTGATCGTCGAACCGGCATCGGTGCCTTTCCCGACATTCGCGCAAACGATTCTCACGCAGATGGGCGCCGGATCGGGACCTGACCTCATCCGCTTCAATATGGCGGAATTCGAATCGGCGGCTGAGGCTGGCCTCCTCGAGCCGCTGACTGACAGCATCGATGCGGACGCGCTCGGGCTTACCCCCGGACCGGACCAATACCTAGTCAAGGATGGTGAGCGGTACGGTGTCGTGTTCGAGAACTCAAATTACGGACTGTTCTACAACGCAGACCTGATCCCGGAGCCCCCGACCACGTTCGAGGAGTTCGTCGAGATCGCCCAGGAGCTCACGCAGGGTGAGACGTACGGACTGGCGTTCCGTCAGACGCAGGCGGAGGAGGCCGGCGTGTGGCAGGACATCCAGAATTACGTGCTTGGGTTCGGCGGCGGCTGGTCGGACGGAGAGTCCCTCACCATCGACTCGCCGGAGAACATCGAGGGAATGGAAGCGTTCCAGATGCTCTACGACATGCCTGTCATCCCGCAAGGTGCTGACGCCGCTACGTTCCGCCAGATGTTCGCTGAGGGACTGGTCGGAATGGAGATCAATAACGGCGGATACGCGACGGCCACCACCGCGAACAACCCCGACCTGAACTTCAGTGTCGCCGAAATCCCTTTCCCCGTGCGTTCGCAGGGCACACTGCTCACGCCGATGGTCATGAACGTCAACAGCGAGCATAAGGACGCCGTGGTCGACTTCATAACGTGGCTGCTCCAGCCGGAGCAGCAGACACAACTCCAGGAAGTGCTCGGCGCCAGCAGTGTGGCTATCGATACGGAGCGGAGTGCCGAGAGCCTCGAGCTCTACCCGTTCCTGCCGGTCCTCGACTCGATGACGGAGTCGGGCGTGCCTCAGCTCGTTCTCGGCTACGAAGCGCGGACTCCCGAGCTGCGCACCATCATCGTCACCGAGGTCCTCTCGGCGCTTCAGGGCGAGAAGGACATGGCGACGGCACTGCAGGACGCGCAGCAGCAGGCAGAGGAGCTTGTGGGCCAGTGAGCCGACTTTCTCCGGGGGTCGCGCCGCACGGCGCGGCCCCCTCCTCCGCACCGTCGTCGAAGCCAGTGAGCGCGCGCCGCCGCCGTCGCCGCGTCTCGGGCAGCGCCTGGACGCCCTATCTGTTCATCGCACCGGCGGCTGTCTACATCCTCTTTTTCCAGATGATCCCGCTAGTGCAGGAATTCTGGCTGAGCTTCACCCGGACGTCTCTCCTCAACCCCACTCGAAATGAATGGGTGGGTCTCGACAACTACATGGCGATCTTCTCGGATGCGGCGTTCCAGCGGACACTCCTCACCACGCTCATCTACATGGTGGTGAGCGTCGTCGGAGCGGTCGGAATCGGGCTCGTCGTCGCGCTGCTGCTGAATGGCAAGTTCCCTGGTCGCGGCATCGCCCGCTCGCTCGTCACGATTCCGTGGGCCGCGCCCGGCATTGCTGTCGCGCTGATCTGGATCTGGATGTACAACCCTCAGTACGGCGTGCTCACCGTCCTGATGAGGGGTGTCGGCATCGATCCCGGCCGCAGTGGCGTCCTCGACAACGCGCAACTCGCACTGCCTGCAGTGCTTCTGACCACGATCTGGCAGTTGGTCCCTTTCGTCGCGGTTGTCTTGCTATCCGCGCTTCAGTCCGTGCCGAGGGATCTCATCGAGGCTGCGGAGGTGGACGGGGCGGGAAGATGGACGGTCTTCCGCGTCGTGACCTGGCAGGTCATCAAGCCGACGGTGGGTCTCGTCGCCGTGCTGATGACCATCTGGGCGCTGCGCCGGTTCGAGATCATCTGGGTGATGACGCGTGGTGGTCCTTCGGGAAACACACGCACCCTGGTCATCGGGCTCTACTCGCAGGCATTCGAAGCGCAGCAACTCGGTTCCGCAGCTGCCATCGGCATGGTCGGGATCGTCATCTCGCTCATCATCATCATCGGCGCGCGATTCGTGGCGCGTGGAGCGGGGAAGGAATCATGAAGCGACGAATGACCTGGGGCGTCTCGGCGCGTGTCATCGCGGTTCTCGTCATTCTGGGACTGGCGACATTTCCGATCTATTGGATGTTCGTCACCGCCCTGACACCGAATGCGCAGCTCTATAGCCCAAACGTCACACTCCTGCCGGACCTCTCCCGGCTCTCGGTCTTCGCCGAGGTGATCCAGGACGGCGAGCTCGTCCGGTGGCTTGTCAACAGCTTCATCGTCGCCGCTGGTACGACCGTGCTGTCGATCGGGCTGGGCGTACCGCTTGCCTACGCGCTGTCGCGTTACCGGTTCAAGGGCATGCTCGTGCTGGTGCTGGCTCTCCTGTTCACTCAGATGCTGCCCGAAGCGCTGCTCGTCGTGCCGCTTTTCGCCCTGTTCGGTCAGTTCGACCTGCTCAACACACTCCAGGGACTGATCCTCGCGAACACCGCATTCGCCCTCCCGGTCGTCGCGCTCATTCTTAAAGGAGCCGTCGATGGCGTCCCACGCGAACTGGACGAGGCGGTTCGGGTCGACGGTGGTCGTCCACTGACCATTCTCGGGCGCATCATCGTTCCGCTCATCGCACCGGCGATCGCCGCTGCCGCCGTCATCGCCTTCTTCAGTGCATGGAACGAATTCGTCTTTGCGGTGACTTTCGTGTTCGACAAGTCGATCCAGCCGGCCACCGTCGGCTTGGCAGGCTTCATCGGTGAGCAGAATGTGTCGACGCAGAGCA is part of the Microbacterium sp. ET2 genome and harbors:
- a CDS encoding ABC transporter substrate-binding protein; the encoded protein is MRARPEQRFRTLARLSLLAAGALVVAGCSPAADDTGDTTGSEPVTITFAASTFGDPGRGEGLQALLDEYNSSQDAVIVEPASVPFPTFAQTILTQMGAGSGPDLIRFNMAEFESAAEAGLLEPLTDSIDADALGLTPGPDQYLVKDGERYGVVFENSNYGLFYNADLIPEPPTTFEEFVEIAQELTQGETYGLAFRQTQAEEAGVWQDIQNYVLGFGGGWSDGESLTIDSPENIEGMEAFQMLYDMPVIPQGADAATFRQMFAEGLVGMEINNGGYATATTANNPDLNFSVAEIPFPVRSQGTLLTPMVMNVNSEHKDAVVDFITWLLQPEQQTQLQEVLGASSVAIDTERSAESLELYPFLPVLDSMTESGVPQLVLGYEARTPELRTIIVTEVLSALQGEKDMATALQDAQQQAEELVGQ
- a CDS encoding carbohydrate ABC transporter permease; translated protein: MTWGVSARVIAVLVILGLATFPIYWMFVTALTPNAQLYSPNVTLLPDLSRLSVFAEVIQDGELVRWLVNSFIVAAGTTVLSIGLGVPLAYALSRYRFKGMLVLVLALLFTQMLPEALLVVPLFALFGQFDLLNTLQGLILANTAFALPVVALILKGAVDGVPRELDEAVRVDGGRPLTILGRIIVPLIAPAIAAAAVIAFFSAWNEFVFAVTFVFDKSIQPATVGLAGFIGEQNVSTQSIMAASLLFTLPAIIFYMFVQRFVVSGMTAGAVKG
- a CDS encoding carbohydrate ABC transporter permease — encoded protein: MSARRRRRRVSGSAWTPYLFIAPAAVYILFFQMIPLVQEFWLSFTRTSLLNPTRNEWVGLDNYMAIFSDAAFQRTLLTTLIYMVVSVVGAVGIGLVVALLLNGKFPGRGIARSLVTIPWAAPGIAVALIWIWMYNPQYGVLTVLMRGVGIDPGRSGVLDNAQLALPAVLLTTIWQLVPFVAVVLLSALQSVPRDLIEAAEVDGAGRWTVFRVVTWQVIKPTVGLVAVLMTIWALRRFEIIWVMTRGGPSGNTRTLVIGLYSQAFEAQQLGSAAAIGMVGIVISLIIIIGARFVARGAGKES